In Xiphophorus couchianus chromosome 8, X_couchianus-1.0, whole genome shotgun sequence, the following proteins share a genomic window:
- the gng10 gene encoding guanine nucleotide-binding protein G(I)/G(S)/G(O) subunit gamma-10, translating to MTSNSNLSNMRRLVEQLKLEASVERIKVSQAAAELQLYCLQNAGKDALLVGVPTGSNPFREPRSCTVV from the exons ATGACCTCTAATTCCAATTTATCCAACATGCGGCGGCTGGTGGAACAACTTAAACTTGAGGCCAGTGTGGAAAGAATTAAG GTGTCCCAGgcagctgcagagctgcagctgtaCTGTCTGCAGAACGCGGGCAAAGACGCCCTGCTGGTCGGAGTCCCTACAGGGAGCAACCCCTTCAGAGAGCCGCGCTCCTGCACTGTGGTGTGA
- the nxnl2 gene encoding nucleoredoxin-like protein 2, translated as MVEVFSGRTLLNKDGDFVDPEEALRNKVVGIYFSAGWCPPCRDFTPVLCDFYTELVEESEPPAQFEIVFISSDKSLDDMVEYYHDIHGDWLALPWSDDYKHELKQRYKITAVPKLVIVKENGEVITDKGRKQIRDRGLACFRTWLDAAEIFQNFKA; from the exons ATGGTGGAGGTGTTTTCTGGTCGGACTCTCCTGAATAAAGACGGCGACTTCGTGGACCCCGAGGAAGCGCTGAGGAACAAAGTGGTGGGGATTTACTTCTCTGCAGGATGGTGCCCTCCGTGTCGGGACTTCACACCtgtcctttgtgatttttacaCGGAGCTGGTGGAGGAAAGTGAGCCTCCCGCTCAGTTTGAGATCGTGTTCATCTCCTCAGACAAGTCGCTGGATGACATGGTCGAATATTACCATGACATACACGGAGACTGGCTGGCTTTACCCTGGAGTGATGATTATAAGCA TGAGTTAAAGCAGCGCTACAAAATCACAGCAGTTCCCAAACTGGTGATCGTGAAGGAGAACGGCGAGGTGATCACCGATAAGGGCAGGAAGCAAATCCGAGACCGAGGCCTGGCCTGCTTCAGGACTTGGCTGGATGCGGCTGAGATTTTTCAGAACTTCAAGGCTTAA